A single Pieris rapae chromosome 2, ilPieRapa1.1, whole genome shotgun sequence DNA region contains:
- the LOC110995193 gene encoding uncharacterized protein LOC110995193 isoform X1 yields MNKNKRHDTTEFEDVFDDSALLANFENSAFKEDSFSDRNANKSLNVSALCCDEEISGYDRLTGKTWIYPTNYPIRDYQFNIIQATLVKNTLVSLPTGLGKTFIAAVIMYNFYRWYPLGKIIFTAPTRPLVAQQIDACYSIVALPPKDTIEMTGHMRVSTRKEHWLSKRVFFATPQVIYNDIKSGICPGESLRCLVVDEAHRARGNYAYCQIVSTLADMGHKTYRVLALSATPGSKVEDVVNVVKNLNIAHLELRSENCIDVAPYSHSRKINTVIIQLGPELTHLRQQYVEILDGYARRLKQLNILPHNLGNLSKGRVVMLYKEFQTRDKSARHPQHNIIMKDFTLLIALYHGLELLLKHGSRVFLNFFDEHPEKSWIQSDDKLTSLLERLRDDLGINPLSLDRSVLPDGTVPEMPKDLTFGHPKFYKLKEIMLDHFQRAKNKGETTKAIVFCEYRESVNLVHCMLLQCRPLIVPLMFVGQGASGKDGKTVVSQKQQLRVMRSFREGTCNTLVCTCVAEEGLDVGSVDLIICFDISTRSPIRLVQRCGRTGRERGGQVHILVTEGREHQTLIDCMRQRDGLNTRIQQSKEVENSLYKSNPRMIPHDFTPQCQKMHITVHKKHDSDKTKKGQKDLRSMLQGRASTSTNSTNLLENDDLIHEDEFDELFPDGFKDVHRLNDAKEYWNMNKEAIIESSKKEDNRVQLHNWLEWQRTKQTTINIEHSIDTDILISLLKYSDDKRFDAPPSTQNPTFNTQDFETQNIKVPSPAKPKQAKKKLKPAMKSPIKKDGDIRALFSTATKSTKDYTKLLNDLGIQNDGKQPTSLINLLVDLKLEVTNNVKKCYVCTNICDCTIIANAKNKQKAKPLLFLSGTLHLPDINLIDSLNTEAILKCAKTNQNELSDNNNCSIDKLQNESKNFNLDFDFDLSESPKEEIKSEVKTNVNNFDIGDIDDIFENSSPEEAGLSEIKKEEIPKEALGFFGLASIEDIFADSDEELTNQKEENKAEVHIAITSDDDDCVVCEASSTNTYKNQTKIRSPSLLSGSLKLHLPTSPILCSQPRKLNLSTKKNNLKSSTPLNARKKLILEPENIDKHMTVENDSKCVGNVSETNNCKSMFTITQLVDMINKTNNSTINKSEIPKERSLSPILLTQADKKFLESVKQNTTLNSKPASLIILESDSDDNTEEYYTEKVPINILNDPKSEPQRTSNNEMNEFFQDVNKDHKDSNNTPNSSKTPKRKMDDDDQIVASPYFNKRRKLDEQSKKSLMLREKVLAVISSNNFNTNKDKQVNYFTCSQKFSQKENEPVYHEKQELEKSPDVHKILQMFRKDTPRKNIFSVRLENSAFDDSDDDFVGSDRTCKEKRKIGRSQRTANRKKKKNSFLDLEAEISSGDSGDELSEDSAGSLVEFIDDAQAHLDTDMQAHYIRSVKSPVNGVFKIPQLPKKLNNEEIFSQFVEEDTYEMDSFCVDSHIGLTQANDMSELEIAEMILENRKKRKLTKNDTIESPIVRKVKKCRRKIDSDSDSS; encoded by the exons atgaataaaaataagagaCACGATACAACCGAATTTGAAGATGTTTTTGACGATTCTGCTTTACTTGCTAACTTTGAGAATTCTGCATTTAAAGAAGACTCTTTTTCTGACAGAAATGCAAATAAAAGCCTGAACGTAAG TGCTTTGTGTTGTGATGAGGAAATAAGTGGATATGATAGACTGACTGGTAAAACATGGATATATCCTACAAACTATCCCATAAGGGATTACCAATTCAACATAATTCAAGCTACATTAGTTAAAAACACATTG GTAAGTCTTCCAACAGGTTTAGGTAAAACGTTTATAGCCGcagttattatgtataatttttaccgTTGGTATCCCCTTGGCAAGATTATATTTACTGCTCCAACCAGACCCCTGGTAGCTCAACAAATTGACGCCTGTTATAGTATTGTAGCATTGCCACCAAAAGATACCATTGAAATGACAG GTCACATGCGAGTTAGTACCAGGAAAGAACATTGGTTAAGTAAAAGAGTATTTTTTGCAACACCCCAAGTTATTTACAATGATATTAAGTCTGGTATATGCCCTGGTGAGAGTTTACGATGTTTAGTTGTGGATGAAGCGCATAGAGCAAGAGGGAACTATGCATACTGCCAAATTGTGTCAACACTTGCTGATATGGGTCATAAGACATACAGAGTGCTTGCATTGTCTGCTACCCCAGGTAGTAAAGTGGAAGATGTAGTTAAT gtagttaaaaatttaaacatagctCACTTGGAGTTAAGGAGTGAAAATTGCATAGATGTTGCTCCTTACAGCCATTCCCgcaaaataaatactgttattattCAGCTGGGACCTGAATTAACTCACTTGAGGCAGCAATATGTTGAG ATTTTAGATGGTTATGCAAGAAGACTAAAGCAGTTAAACATTCTGCCACACAATCTTGGGAATTTGTCAAAGGGCCGAGTAGTTATGTTATATAAGGAGTTTCAAACTAGAGATAAGAGTGCCAG GCACCCACAgcacaatataataatgaaggATTTTACATTACTAATAGCACTTTATCATGGTCTTGAATTACTACTAAAACACGGGTCAAGGGTTTTCTTAAATTTCTTTGACGAACATCCGGAGAAGTCCTGGATACAGAGTGATGATAAGTTAACATCATTGTTGGAGAGATTGAGGGATGATTTAGGAATTAATCCACTGTCTTTGGATAGAAGTGTGTTGCCTGACGGAACTGTGCCTGAG ATGCCAAAAGATCTGACCTTTGGCCATCCCAAGTTTTACAAACTAAAAGAAATTATGTTGGATCACTTTCAAAGGGCAAAAAATAAGGGAGAAACCACCAAAGCAATCG tgtTTTGTGAATACCGAGAAAGTGTGAACCTGGTCCATTGTATGTTACTACAGTGTCGTCCACTCATTGTACCGCTTATGTTTGTAGGACAAGGAGCTTCTG GCAAAGATGGTAAAACAGTGGTATCCCAAAAACAACAGTTGCGCGTAATGCGTTCGTTCCGCGAGGGCACGTGCAATACGCTCGTGTGCACGTGTGTCGCAGAAGAAGGCCTCGATGTGGGATCTGTGGACCTCATTATTTGCTTTGATATATCTACGAGGTCACCTATACGGCTCGTTCaaag ATGCGGTCGTACAGGGCGTGAGCGAGGTGGTCAAGTCCATATTCTGGTCACAGAAGGCAGGGAACATCAG acgCTTATAGATTGTATGCGCCAACGCGATGGTTTAAATACAAGAATACAGCAATCAAAAGAAGTGGAAAATTCTCTATATAAATCGAACCCAAGGATGATTCCGCATGACTTCACGCCTCAGTGCCAAAAGATGCACATCActgtacataaaaaacatgatTCCGATAAAACGAAAaag GGTCAGAAAGATTTAAGGAGTATGCTACAAGGCAGGGCGTCAACAAGCACAAATAGcacaaatttattagaaaacgATGACTTAATACATGAAGATGAGTTTGATGAGTTATTTCCCGATGGATTTAAAGATGTTCACCGATTGAATGATGCTAAAGAATATTGGAATATGAATAAAg AAGCAATTATAGAATCCAGTAAAAAAGAAGACAATCGTGTCCAGTTACACAACTGGCTCGAATGGCAGAGGACAAAGCAGACAACTATTAATATTGAACATTCGATTGATacagatattttgatttcccTTCTCAAATATAGTGACGATAAGAGATTTGATGCGCCACCCTCGACCCAAAATCCGA CTTTTAACACTCAAGATTTTGAAACGCAAAATATAAAAGTCCCTTCGCCTGCCAAACCGAAACAAGCtaagaaaaaacttaaaccaGCAATGAAATCACCAATTAAAAAAGATGGTGATATTAGAGCACTATTTAGCACAGCAACAAAATCTACCAAAGACTatacaaaactattaaatgATCTTGGTATACAAAACGATGGTAAACAACCCACGagcttaataaatttactcgTTGATCTCAAACTAGAAGTAACGAATAATGTTAAGAAATGCTATGTTTGCACAAACATATGTGACTGTACAATTATAGCAAATGCtaagaataaacaaaaagcaAAACCACTATTATTTCTAAGTGGTACACTTCATTTAcctgatattaatttaattgatagtTTAAATACAGaagcaatattaaaatgcGCAAAAACAAATCAGAATGAACtttctgataataataattgtagcaTTGACAAGCTTCAGAATGAGAGTAAAAACTTCAACTTAgactttgattttgatttatcaGAGTCACcgaaagaagaaataaaatctgAAGTCAAaactaatgttaataatttcgaTATAGGTGATATTgatgatatttttgaaaatagtaGTCCAGAAGAAGCTGGTttaagtgaaattaaaaaagaagagATTCCAAAAGAAGCTCTTGGCTTTTTTGGTTTAGCTAGTATAGAGGACATATTCGCTGATTCCGATGAAGAACTAACTAatcaaaaagaagaaaataaagcTGAGGTCCATATTGCGATAACttctgatgatgatgactgcGTCGTATGTGAAGCTTCATCCACCAATACCTATAAGaaccaaacaaaaataagaagCCCATCTTTACTTTCTGGTAGTTTAAAACTACATCTTCCTACCTCTCCTATACTCTGCAGCCAACCTCGTAAACTTAACCTTAGTaccaagaaaaataatttgaaaagttCAACCCCTCTTAATGcgagaaaaaaacttatactTGAACCAGAAAATATTGACAAACATATGACAGTAGAAAATGATTCCAAATGCGTTGGAAATGTTTCGGAAACCAATAACTGTAAAAGTATGTTCACAATAACCCAACTAGTAGATATGATtaacaaaactaataattctacaataaataaatctgaaatTCCCAAAGAAAGGAGTTTATCACCTATCCTTTTAACACAAGCAGATAAAAAATTTCTTGAATCAGTGAAACAAAACACAACTCTTAATTCAAAACCAgcaagtttaattatattggaaAGTGACAGTGATGACAATACTGAAGAATACTACACTGAAAAAGtaccaataaatatattaaatgaccCAAAATCAGAACCCCAAAGGACGAGtaataatgaaatgaatgaatttttcCAAGACGTTAACAAGGACCACAAAGACTCAAATAATACACCAAACAGTTCAAAAACGCCAAAAAGAAAGATGGATGATGACGATCAAATAGTAGCGTCTCCATACTTTAACAAAAGGCGAAAATTGGACGAACAAAGTAAAAAATCGCTTATGTTAAGGGAAAAGGTGTTAGCTGTCATATCATCGAATAActtcaatacaaataaagacaagcaagtaaattattttacgtgCTCACAAAAGTTCTCGCAAAAGGAAAACGAGCCCGTATATCATGAAAAACAAGAACTCGAAAAATCCCCAGATGTACATAAAATCCTTCAGATGTTTAGAAAAGATACaccaagaaaaaatattttttccgtAAGATTGGAAAACAGTGCCTTTGATGATAGCGATGATGATTTTGTTGGTAGTGATAGAACTTGCAAAGAAAAGCGCAAAATTGGTAGAAGTCAGAGAACTGCAAATCGAAAg aaaaaaaaaaattcattcctGGACCTAGAAGCGGAGATATCATCAGGTGACAGTGGTGACGAACTGAGTGAAGATAGCGCGGGATCTCTTGTAGAGTTCATAGATGATGCGCAAGCGCACCTCGATACGGATATGCAAGCGCACTATATACGATCTGTcaa gagtCCCGTAAATGGTGTATTCAAAATTCCACAACTtccaaagaaattaaataatgaagaaaTTTTTTCACAATTTGTCGAAGAAGATACTTATGAAATg gaTAGTTTTTGCGTCGATTCCCATATCGGTCTAACTCAAGCTAACGATATGTCAGAACTGGAAATCGCTGAAATGATTCTAGAAAACAGGAAGAAGAgaaaacttacaaaaaatgATACGATCGAAAGTCCGATAGTTAggaaagttaaaaaatgtagACGAAAGATTGATAGCGATTCTGACAGCAGCTGA
- the LOC110995193 gene encoding uncharacterized protein LOC110995193 isoform X2: MKRIEQEGTMHTAKLCQHLLIWVIRHTECLHCLLPQVVKNLNIAHLELRSENCIDVAPYSHSRKINTVIIQLGPELTHLRQQYVEILDGYARRLKQLNILPHNLGNLSKGRVVMLYKEFQTRDKSARHPQHNIIMKDFTLLIALYHGLELLLKHGSRVFLNFFDEHPEKSWIQSDDKLTSLLERLRDDLGINPLSLDRSVLPDGTVPEMPKDLTFGHPKFYKLKEIMLDHFQRAKNKGETTKAIVFCEYRESVNLVHCMLLQCRPLIVPLMFVGQGASGKDGKTVVSQKQQLRVMRSFREGTCNTLVCTCVAEEGLDVGSVDLIICFDISTRSPIRLVQRCGRTGRERGGQVHILVTEGREHQTLIDCMRQRDGLNTRIQQSKEVENSLYKSNPRMIPHDFTPQCQKMHITVHKKHDSDKTKKGQKDLRSMLQGRASTSTNSTNLLENDDLIHEDEFDELFPDGFKDVHRLNDAKEYWNMNKEAIIESSKKEDNRVQLHNWLEWQRTKQTTINIEHSIDTDILISLLKYSDDKRFDAPPSTQNPTFNTQDFETQNIKVPSPAKPKQAKKKLKPAMKSPIKKDGDIRALFSTATKSTKDYTKLLNDLGIQNDGKQPTSLINLLVDLKLEVTNNVKKCYVCTNICDCTIIANAKNKQKAKPLLFLSGTLHLPDINLIDSLNTEAILKCAKTNQNELSDNNNCSIDKLQNESKNFNLDFDFDLSESPKEEIKSEVKTNVNNFDIGDIDDIFENSSPEEAGLSEIKKEEIPKEALGFFGLASIEDIFADSDEELTNQKEENKAEVHIAITSDDDDCVVCEASSTNTYKNQTKIRSPSLLSGSLKLHLPTSPILCSQPRKLNLSTKKNNLKSSTPLNARKKLILEPENIDKHMTVENDSKCVGNVSETNNCKSMFTITQLVDMINKTNNSTINKSEIPKERSLSPILLTQADKKFLESVKQNTTLNSKPASLIILESDSDDNTEEYYTEKVPINILNDPKSEPQRTSNNEMNEFFQDVNKDHKDSNNTPNSSKTPKRKMDDDDQIVASPYFNKRRKLDEQSKKSLMLREKVLAVISSNNFNTNKDKQVNYFTCSQKFSQKENEPVYHEKQELEKSPDVHKILQMFRKDTPRKNIFSVRLENSAFDDSDDDFVGSDRTCKEKRKIGRSQRTANRKKKKNSFLDLEAEISSGDSGDELSEDSAGSLVEFIDDAQAHLDTDMQAHYIRSVKSPVNGVFKIPQLPKKLNNEEIFSQFVEEDTYEMDSFCVDSHIGLTQANDMSELEIAEMILENRKKRKLTKNDTIESPIVRKVKKCRRKIDSDSDSS; this comes from the exons ATGAAGCGCATAGAGCAAGAGGGAACTATGCATACTGCCAAATTGTGTCAACACTTGCTGATATGGGTCATAAGACATACAGAGTGCTTGCATTGTCTGCTACCCCAG gtagttaaaaatttaaacatagctCACTTGGAGTTAAGGAGTGAAAATTGCATAGATGTTGCTCCTTACAGCCATTCCCgcaaaataaatactgttattattCAGCTGGGACCTGAATTAACTCACTTGAGGCAGCAATATGTTGAG ATTTTAGATGGTTATGCAAGAAGACTAAAGCAGTTAAACATTCTGCCACACAATCTTGGGAATTTGTCAAAGGGCCGAGTAGTTATGTTATATAAGGAGTTTCAAACTAGAGATAAGAGTGCCAG GCACCCACAgcacaatataataatgaaggATTTTACATTACTAATAGCACTTTATCATGGTCTTGAATTACTACTAAAACACGGGTCAAGGGTTTTCTTAAATTTCTTTGACGAACATCCGGAGAAGTCCTGGATACAGAGTGATGATAAGTTAACATCATTGTTGGAGAGATTGAGGGATGATTTAGGAATTAATCCACTGTCTTTGGATAGAAGTGTGTTGCCTGACGGAACTGTGCCTGAG ATGCCAAAAGATCTGACCTTTGGCCATCCCAAGTTTTACAAACTAAAAGAAATTATGTTGGATCACTTTCAAAGGGCAAAAAATAAGGGAGAAACCACCAAAGCAATCG tgtTTTGTGAATACCGAGAAAGTGTGAACCTGGTCCATTGTATGTTACTACAGTGTCGTCCACTCATTGTACCGCTTATGTTTGTAGGACAAGGAGCTTCTG GCAAAGATGGTAAAACAGTGGTATCCCAAAAACAACAGTTGCGCGTAATGCGTTCGTTCCGCGAGGGCACGTGCAATACGCTCGTGTGCACGTGTGTCGCAGAAGAAGGCCTCGATGTGGGATCTGTGGACCTCATTATTTGCTTTGATATATCTACGAGGTCACCTATACGGCTCGTTCaaag ATGCGGTCGTACAGGGCGTGAGCGAGGTGGTCAAGTCCATATTCTGGTCACAGAAGGCAGGGAACATCAG acgCTTATAGATTGTATGCGCCAACGCGATGGTTTAAATACAAGAATACAGCAATCAAAAGAAGTGGAAAATTCTCTATATAAATCGAACCCAAGGATGATTCCGCATGACTTCACGCCTCAGTGCCAAAAGATGCACATCActgtacataaaaaacatgatTCCGATAAAACGAAAaag GGTCAGAAAGATTTAAGGAGTATGCTACAAGGCAGGGCGTCAACAAGCACAAATAGcacaaatttattagaaaacgATGACTTAATACATGAAGATGAGTTTGATGAGTTATTTCCCGATGGATTTAAAGATGTTCACCGATTGAATGATGCTAAAGAATATTGGAATATGAATAAAg AAGCAATTATAGAATCCAGTAAAAAAGAAGACAATCGTGTCCAGTTACACAACTGGCTCGAATGGCAGAGGACAAAGCAGACAACTATTAATATTGAACATTCGATTGATacagatattttgatttcccTTCTCAAATATAGTGACGATAAGAGATTTGATGCGCCACCCTCGACCCAAAATCCGA CTTTTAACACTCAAGATTTTGAAACGCAAAATATAAAAGTCCCTTCGCCTGCCAAACCGAAACAAGCtaagaaaaaacttaaaccaGCAATGAAATCACCAATTAAAAAAGATGGTGATATTAGAGCACTATTTAGCACAGCAACAAAATCTACCAAAGACTatacaaaactattaaatgATCTTGGTATACAAAACGATGGTAAACAACCCACGagcttaataaatttactcgTTGATCTCAAACTAGAAGTAACGAATAATGTTAAGAAATGCTATGTTTGCACAAACATATGTGACTGTACAATTATAGCAAATGCtaagaataaacaaaaagcaAAACCACTATTATTTCTAAGTGGTACACTTCATTTAcctgatattaatttaattgatagtTTAAATACAGaagcaatattaaaatgcGCAAAAACAAATCAGAATGAACtttctgataataataattgtagcaTTGACAAGCTTCAGAATGAGAGTAAAAACTTCAACTTAgactttgattttgatttatcaGAGTCACcgaaagaagaaataaaatctgAAGTCAAaactaatgttaataatttcgaTATAGGTGATATTgatgatatttttgaaaatagtaGTCCAGAAGAAGCTGGTttaagtgaaattaaaaaagaagagATTCCAAAAGAAGCTCTTGGCTTTTTTGGTTTAGCTAGTATAGAGGACATATTCGCTGATTCCGATGAAGAACTAACTAatcaaaaagaagaaaataaagcTGAGGTCCATATTGCGATAACttctgatgatgatgactgcGTCGTATGTGAAGCTTCATCCACCAATACCTATAAGaaccaaacaaaaataagaagCCCATCTTTACTTTCTGGTAGTTTAAAACTACATCTTCCTACCTCTCCTATACTCTGCAGCCAACCTCGTAAACTTAACCTTAGTaccaagaaaaataatttgaaaagttCAACCCCTCTTAATGcgagaaaaaaacttatactTGAACCAGAAAATATTGACAAACATATGACAGTAGAAAATGATTCCAAATGCGTTGGAAATGTTTCGGAAACCAATAACTGTAAAAGTATGTTCACAATAACCCAACTAGTAGATATGATtaacaaaactaataattctacaataaataaatctgaaatTCCCAAAGAAAGGAGTTTATCACCTATCCTTTTAACACAAGCAGATAAAAAATTTCTTGAATCAGTGAAACAAAACACAACTCTTAATTCAAAACCAgcaagtttaattatattggaaAGTGACAGTGATGACAATACTGAAGAATACTACACTGAAAAAGtaccaataaatatattaaatgaccCAAAATCAGAACCCCAAAGGACGAGtaataatgaaatgaatgaatttttcCAAGACGTTAACAAGGACCACAAAGACTCAAATAATACACCAAACAGTTCAAAAACGCCAAAAAGAAAGATGGATGATGACGATCAAATAGTAGCGTCTCCATACTTTAACAAAAGGCGAAAATTGGACGAACAAAGTAAAAAATCGCTTATGTTAAGGGAAAAGGTGTTAGCTGTCATATCATCGAATAActtcaatacaaataaagacaagcaagtaaattattttacgtgCTCACAAAAGTTCTCGCAAAAGGAAAACGAGCCCGTATATCATGAAAAACAAGAACTCGAAAAATCCCCAGATGTACATAAAATCCTTCAGATGTTTAGAAAAGATACaccaagaaaaaatattttttccgtAAGATTGGAAAACAGTGCCTTTGATGATAGCGATGATGATTTTGTTGGTAGTGATAGAACTTGCAAAGAAAAGCGCAAAATTGGTAGAAGTCAGAGAACTGCAAATCGAAAg aaaaaaaaaaattcattcctGGACCTAGAAGCGGAGATATCATCAGGTGACAGTGGTGACGAACTGAGTGAAGATAGCGCGGGATCTCTTGTAGAGTTCATAGATGATGCGCAAGCGCACCTCGATACGGATATGCAAGCGCACTATATACGATCTGTcaa gagtCCCGTAAATGGTGTATTCAAAATTCCACAACTtccaaagaaattaaataatgaagaaaTTTTTTCACAATTTGTCGAAGAAGATACTTATGAAATg gaTAGTTTTTGCGTCGATTCCCATATCGGTCTAACTCAAGCTAACGATATGTCAGAACTGGAAATCGCTGAAATGATTCTAGAAAACAGGAAGAAGAgaaaacttacaaaaaatgATACGATCGAAAGTCCGATAGTTAggaaagttaaaaaatgtagACGAAAGATTGATAGCGATTCTGACAGCAGCTGA
- the LOC110995179 gene encoding DNA excision repair protein ERCC-1, translating to MEEDGLDDLLAQISEPTSPKKTKQDEQPGTSKSTSKTHCVLVNQKQRGNPLLKFIVSVPWEYDEIIPDYEIGKTIGILFLSVRYYNLNPDYINNRLKDLGKKYDLRVLLVQVDLKDPHAALKNLTRICLLTDLTLMLAWSPEEAAKIIENYKIYENKPPDKIMEKIENDPHQKIVNALSSIKPVNKTDALTLIATFGTLENIIKATEKKLSECPGFGATKAKKLYKALHEPFLKNQIKPDVFAGNISIEDIESVENIAE from the exons ATGGAAGAGGATGGTTTGGATGATTTACTTGCCCAAATAAGTGAACCTACATCAccgaaaaaaacaaaacaagatgAACAGCCCG GAACATCAAAATCTACATCGAAAACACATTGTGTCTTAGTTAATCAGAAACAG AGAGGAAATCCATTACTAAAGTTTATTGTTAGTGTACCTTGGGAATATGATGAAATAATACCTGACTATGAAATAGGAAAAACTATTGGCATCCTATTTCTCTCTGTACGTTATTATAACTTGAATCCTGATTATATTAACAACAGGCTCAAAGATCTGGGGAAGAAGTATGATCTCCGAGTGCTTTTGGTTCAG GTAGACCTTAAAGACCCCCATgcagcattaaaaaatttaacaaggATTTGTTTGCTAACAGACCTGACCCTGATGCTTGCTTGGAGTCCAGAAGAAGCtgcaaaaattatagaaaattacaaaatctaTGAAAATAAACCGCCTGATAAGATAATGGagaaaatagaaaatgatCCACATCAAAAG aTAGTTAATGCTCTTTCGTCAATAAAACCAGTGAACAAAACAGATGCATTAACATTAATAGCAACGTTTGGTACTTtagaaaacataataaaagctACAGAAAAGAAATTATCAGAATGTCCTGGCTTTGGGGCTACTAAGGCTAAAAAACTCTACAAAGCTTTACATGAACCATTCTTAAAGAATCAAATAAAGCCAGATGTATTTGCAggaaatattagtatagaagaTATTGAAAGTGTTGAAAATATCGCTGAGTAA